In Streptomyces canus, one DNA window encodes the following:
- a CDS encoding family 2 encapsulin nanocompartment cargo protein polyprenyl transferase — protein MPAPRPEDPPLHGPAPRSETSPLDGHEAGVILERVRASVDPELRSALESLPGSLRRVALYHFGWEHADGTPAAGNAGKAIRPALVLTAATALGGDRARAAAVRAAVAVELVHNFTLLHDDVMDRDTTRRHRPTAWTVFGDADAILAGDALQALALRLLAEDPHPAAGMAAARLADCVVELCEGQHEDTAMEALDPGEVTLDQVLVMAEAKTGALLGCACALGALYAGASGEEVGAMDAFGREAGLAFQLIDDVIGIWGDPSRTGKPAGADLAARKKSLPVVAALTSGTAAAAELAALYSAPYDEGDLARTALAVEEAGGRDWAQVQAADRMARAMGQLARAVPDPEAAGGLLSLAEFVTRRSA, from the coding sequence GTGCCCGCCCCGCGGCCCGAGGACCCTCCGCTTCATGGCCCTGCCCCGCGGTCCGAGACGTCTCCGCTCGACGGCCATGAGGCCGGGGTGATCCTGGAGCGGGTCCGGGCGTCGGTCGATCCCGAGCTGCGCTCCGCCCTGGAGTCGCTGCCCGGTTCGTTGCGCAGGGTCGCGCTCTACCACTTCGGCTGGGAGCACGCCGACGGCACCCCGGCGGCGGGCAACGCGGGCAAGGCGATACGGCCCGCACTCGTCCTCACCGCGGCCACCGCCCTCGGAGGTGACCGGGCGAGGGCGGCGGCCGTCCGGGCGGCCGTGGCGGTGGAGTTGGTCCACAACTTCACGTTGCTGCACGACGACGTGATGGACCGCGACACCACCCGAAGGCACCGGCCCACCGCGTGGACGGTGTTCGGCGACGCCGACGCGATCCTCGCCGGGGACGCCCTCCAGGCGCTGGCGCTCCGGCTGCTGGCCGAGGACCCGCACCCCGCGGCGGGAATGGCCGCGGCCCGGCTCGCGGACTGTGTCGTCGAGCTGTGCGAGGGCCAGCACGAGGACACCGCCATGGAGGCACTCGACCCCGGCGAGGTCACCCTCGACCAGGTCCTGGTCATGGCCGAGGCCAAGACGGGGGCGCTGCTCGGGTGTGCCTGTGCCCTCGGGGCGCTGTACGCGGGAGCGTCCGGCGAGGAGGTCGGGGCGATGGACGCGTTCGGCCGGGAGGCCGGGCTCGCCTTCCAGCTCATCGACGACGTGATCGGCATATGGGGCGACCCGAGCCGCACCGGCAAGCCGGCCGGCGCGGACCTCGCCGCCCGCAAGAAGTCCCTCCCGGTGGTCGCCGCCCTCACCTCCGGTACGGCGGCGGCCGCGGAACTGGCCGCGCTGTACTCGGCGCCGTACGACGAAGGGGATCTGGCGCGTACGGCCCTCGCCGTCGAGGAGGCAGGCGGACGCGACTGGGCGCAGGTGCAGGCCGCCGACCGGATGGCCCGGGCGATGGGGCAGCTGGCCCGTGCGGTGCCCGATCCGGAAGCGGCGGGTGGGCTGTTGTCCCTCGCGGAGTTCGTGACGCGGCGCAGCGCCTGA
- a CDS encoding VOC family protein, whose translation MTTRWTYAFIDRPVPRFAQACDFWTVTTGTRLSDPRGERREFVTLVPPGGADACVKVQAVASGPGGAHLDFCVDDVRKFTKGAEALGAHVVADQGTLVVLRSPAGQLFCADPWRGQSTRPPVVHGTRLDQVCLDVPPSLYDAEVAFWAALLPDWESLSGSLPEFHVLKPPAGLPVRVLLQRLDEERPVSAHLDLACADIGAARAEHERLGAEFVADGSRWTVMRDPAGGTYCLTGRDPETGGLPSRR comes from the coding sequence ATGACCACCCGCTGGACGTACGCCTTCATTGACCGGCCCGTGCCACGATTCGCTCAGGCCTGCGACTTCTGGACCGTCACCACCGGCACTCGATTGTCCGACCCCCGGGGCGAGCGGCGGGAGTTCGTGACCCTGGTGCCGCCCGGCGGGGCCGACGCCTGCGTCAAGGTCCAGGCCGTCGCCTCCGGGCCCGGCGGTGCTCATCTCGACTTCTGCGTCGACGACGTACGGAAGTTCACGAAGGGGGCGGAGGCGCTCGGCGCGCATGTGGTCGCCGATCAGGGCACGTTGGTCGTGCTCCGCTCCCCCGCCGGCCAGTTGTTCTGCGCCGATCCCTGGCGCGGCCAGTCGACCCGCCCGCCGGTGGTCCACGGCACCCGCCTCGACCAGGTCTGCCTCGACGTCCCGCCCTCCCTCTACGACGCCGAAGTCGCCTTCTGGGCCGCCCTGTTGCCCGACTGGGAGTCCCTCTCCGGCTCGCTCCCCGAATTCCATGTGCTCAAGCCCCCGGCCGGCCTCCCGGTCCGTGTCCTCCTCCAGCGCCTCGACGAGGAACGCCCCGTCTCCGCGCATCTGGACCTCGCCTGCGCGGACATCGGGGCGGCCCGGGCCGAACACGAGCGCCTGGGCGCCGAGTTCGTCGCCGACGGCAGCCGCTGGACGGTGATGAGGGACCCGGCGGGCGGCACCTACTGCCTGACGGGCCGGGACCCGGAGACGGGCGGACTGCCTAGCCGGAGATGA
- a CDS encoding DUF952 domain-containing protein, whose amino-acid sequence MSTTPILHLTERSLWDEARARGTYEMSTRGRTLQEEGFIHCSTREQLPAVAAFLYGSYDGPDDLVLLVIDPARLAVPLKYEAPEPGAEEFPHIYGPIPVEAVVDVEPWG is encoded by the coding sequence ATGTCCACGACACCGATCCTGCACCTCACGGAACGCTCCCTGTGGGACGAGGCGCGCGCCCGGGGCACGTACGAGATGTCCACGCGCGGCCGCACCCTCCAGGAGGAGGGGTTCATCCACTGCTCGACGCGCGAGCAACTGCCCGCCGTCGCCGCCTTCCTGTACGGCTCCTACGACGGCCCCGACGACCTGGTGCTCCTGGTCATCGACCCCGCGCGGCTGGCCGTTCCGCTGAAGTACGAGGCCCCCGAGCCCGGTGCGGAGGAGTTCCCGCACATCTACGGGCCGATCCCGGTGGAGGCGGTCGTCGACGTGGAACCGTGGGGGTGA
- a CDS encoding RNA polymerase sigma factor — MRGAAETEDLLRLHAPQVLGALVRRYGHFDAAEDAVQEALLAAAGQWPSAGVPDNPRGWLIKVASRRLTDALRAEEARRAREERAAALDVRDTAVADRAPREDDTLSLLFLCCHPQLTASAQIALTLRAVGGLTTAEIARAYLVPEATMAQRISRAKLKVRGVGFGRPDNWEERLPAVLQTLYLIFNEGHTATSGPALQRRDLAGEAIRLTRTVHRLLPEDGEIAGLLALMLLTDARRDARTGPDGDLVPLDEQDRARWDEAAIEEGVALVTRALAHRRAGPYQIRAAIAAVHDEAPSAEATDWREILGLYDVLVRLVPGPVERLNRAVAVAMVHGPEAGLAELDSLTGALGHRLDAVRGHLLERAGSREQARAAYESAAARTLSLPEQRYLQGRAARLRP; from the coding sequence GTGCGAGGAGCCGCCGAGACCGAGGACCTGCTGCGCCTGCACGCGCCGCAGGTCCTCGGCGCGCTGGTCAGGCGGTACGGCCATTTCGACGCCGCCGAGGACGCCGTACAGGAGGCACTGCTCGCCGCGGCCGGGCAGTGGCCCTCGGCAGGCGTGCCCGACAATCCGCGGGGGTGGCTCATCAAGGTGGCCTCGCGGCGGCTGACGGACGCGCTGCGCGCGGAGGAGGCGCGGCGGGCGCGCGAGGAGCGGGCGGCGGCGCTGGACGTGCGGGACACGGCCGTCGCCGATCGCGCGCCGCGCGAGGACGACACGCTGTCCCTGCTGTTCCTGTGCTGCCATCCGCAGCTCACCGCGTCCGCGCAGATCGCGCTCACCCTGCGCGCGGTCGGCGGGCTGACCACGGCGGAGATCGCCCGGGCATATCTCGTCCCCGAGGCGACCATGGCCCAGCGCATCAGCCGGGCCAAGCTGAAGGTGCGGGGCGTGGGCTTCGGGCGGCCCGACAACTGGGAGGAACGGCTGCCCGCCGTCCTGCAGACCCTCTACCTGATCTTCAACGAGGGCCATACGGCGACCTCGGGCCCGGCTCTCCAGCGGCGCGACCTCGCGGGCGAGGCGATCCGTCTGACCCGCACGGTCCACCGTCTCCTGCCCGAGGACGGCGAGATCGCGGGCCTGCTCGCCCTGATGCTCCTCACCGACGCCCGCCGCGACGCCCGCACCGGCCCGGACGGCGACCTGGTTCCCCTGGACGAACAGGACCGCGCCCGCTGGGACGAGGCGGCGATCGAGGAGGGCGTCGCGCTGGTCACCCGGGCGCTGGCCCACCGCCGTGCCGGGCCCTACCAGATCCGCGCGGCCATCGCCGCCGTACACGACGAGGCGCCCTCGGCGGAGGCGACCGACTGGCGGGAGATCCTCGGCCTGTACGACGTTCTCGTACGGCTCGTTCCCGGGCCCGTGGAGCGGCTGAACCGGGCGGTCGCCGTCGCCATGGTCCACGGCCCGGAGGCCGGACTCGCGGAACTGGACTCGCTCACCGGCGCGTTGGGGCACCGCCTGGACGCCGTACGCGGGCATCTGCTGGAGCGGGCCGGTTCCCGCGAGCAGGCCCGCGCCGCGTACGAGTCGGCGGCGGCCAGGACCCTGAGCCTGCCCGAGCAGCGCTATTTGCAGGGGCGGGCGGCCCGGCTGAGGCCCTAA
- a CDS encoding N-acetylmuramoyl-L-alanine amidase: MASPMSADRFLAVLRAEGATVVEVGDWEHHNRNHVGAWGPVHGVMIHHTVTKGSAATVELCRKGYTGLPGPLCHGVITKDGTVHLVGYGRANHAGLGDDDVLRAVIAERALPVDNEANTDGNRHFYGFECENLGDGEDPWPAAQLTAIERVSAAVCRHHGWTERSVIGHLEWQPGKVDPRGFTMASMRARIRERLT; the protein is encoded by the coding sequence ATGGCCTCACCCATGTCCGCGGACAGATTCCTGGCCGTCCTACGGGCGGAGGGCGCCACCGTCGTCGAGGTCGGCGACTGGGAGCACCACAACCGCAACCACGTCGGCGCCTGGGGTCCGGTGCACGGCGTGATGATCCATCACACGGTGACGAAGGGCAGCGCGGCGACGGTGGAGCTGTGCCGCAAGGGCTACACGGGCCTGCCCGGCCCGCTCTGCCACGGTGTCATCACCAAGGACGGCACCGTCCATCTCGTCGGCTACGGCCGCGCCAACCACGCCGGTCTGGGCGACGACGACGTCCTGCGCGCGGTGATCGCGGAGAGGGCGCTCCCCGTCGACAACGAGGCCAACACCGACGGCAACCGCCACTTCTACGGCTTCGAGTGCGAGAACCTCGGCGACGGCGAGGACCCCTGGCCCGCGGCCCAGCTGACGGCGATCGAGCGGGTCTCCGCCGCGGTGTGCCGCCACCACGGCTGGACGGAACGGTCGGTCATCGGTCACTTGGAGTGGCAGCCGGGAAAGGTGGACCCGCGGGGCTTCACGATGGCCTCGATGCGGGCGCGCATCCGGGAGCGCCTCACGTGA
- a CDS encoding helix-turn-helix transcriptional regulator produces the protein MVSIEDLVRLRQARDRMDREYTEPLDVTALARTALMSPGHFQRSFRAEFGETPYGYLMTRRIERAKALLRRGDLSVTEVCMAVGCTSLGSFSSRFTELVGETPSAYRARSHEEIAQIPPCVVRRHTRPRRA, from the coding sequence ATGGTGAGCATCGAGGACCTGGTGCGGCTGCGACAGGCGCGGGACCGGATGGACCGCGAGTACACCGAGCCACTCGACGTGACCGCGCTCGCCCGCACCGCGCTGATGTCACCTGGCCACTTCCAGCGCAGTTTCCGCGCCGAGTTCGGTGAGACGCCGTACGGCTACCTCATGACCCGGCGCATCGAGCGCGCGAAGGCGCTGCTGCGGCGCGGGGACCTGTCCGTCACCGAGGTCTGCATGGCCGTGGGGTGTACGTCCCTCGGGTCCTTCAGCTCGCGCTTCACGGAGTTGGTGGGCGAGACGCCGAGCGCGTACCGCGCCCGCTCCCACGAGGAGATCGCTCAGATCCCTCCATGCGTGGTCCGCAGGCACACCCGGCCCCGACGGGCCTAA
- the ppk2 gene encoding polyphosphate kinase 2 produces MTPLLTDLKVDYTDPDDPVLIRPDGSPIDTWRENYPYAHRMERKEYDWHKRLQQIELLKLQSWIKETGRRLVIVFEGRDAAGKGGTIKRFTEHLNPRGARVVALEKPTERERGQWYFQRYVEHLPTAGEIVLFDRSWYNRAGVERVMDFCTDDEYRRFMRQAPLFERMLVDDGVDLLKFWFSVSQGEQRTRFTVRQIDPVRQWKLSPMDLASLDRWDDYTAAKVAMFRETDTQFAPWTVVKSNDKKRARVEAMRSVLARFDYSDKDDEVVGTPDPRIVGAAAGLLEAGEA; encoded by the coding sequence ATGACGCCCCTGCTGACCGACCTGAAGGTCGACTACACCGACCCCGACGACCCCGTCCTCATCCGCCCGGACGGCAGCCCGATCGACACCTGGCGGGAGAACTACCCCTACGCGCACCGTATGGAGCGCAAGGAGTACGACTGGCACAAGCGGCTCCAGCAGATCGAACTGCTGAAGCTGCAGAGCTGGATCAAGGAGACCGGGCGCCGGCTCGTCATCGTCTTCGAGGGGCGGGACGCGGCCGGCAAGGGCGGCACCATCAAGCGCTTCACGGAGCACCTGAACCCCCGTGGCGCGCGCGTGGTGGCGCTGGAGAAGCCCACCGAGCGCGAGCGCGGGCAGTGGTACTTCCAGCGGTACGTCGAACATCTGCCGACCGCGGGCGAGATCGTGCTGTTCGACCGGTCCTGGTACAACCGGGCCGGGGTGGAGCGGGTCATGGACTTCTGCACGGACGACGAGTACCGGCGCTTCATGCGGCAGGCCCCGCTGTTCGAGCGGATGCTCGTGGACGACGGCGTGGACCTGCTGAAGTTCTGGTTCTCGGTCTCCCAGGGCGAGCAGCGCACCCGCTTCACCGTCCGCCAGATCGACCCCGTACGGCAGTGGAAGCTCAGCCCGATGGACCTCGCGTCCCTGGACCGCTGGGACGACTACACCGCCGCCAAGGTCGCCATGTTCCGTGAGACGGACACCCAGTTCGCACCCTGGACGGTGGTCAAGAGCAACGACAAGAAGCGGGCCCGCGTCGAGGCCATGCGCAGTGTGCTGGCCCGCTTCGACTACTCCGACAAGGACGACGAGGTGGTCGGCACGCCGGACCCGCGGATCGTGGGCGCGGCGGCCGGACTGCTGGAGGCGGGCGAGGCCTAG
- a CDS encoding VOC family protein: MDIRLKNCFIAVDDHDKAIAFYRDVLGMEVRGDVGYEGMRWVTVGSPLQPDLDIVLEPPAADPDASPADKEAMARLLAKGLLRGVNFTTSDCDALFARVRESGAEVIQEPTDMPYGVRDCAFRDPAGNMLRFMEAPK, encoded by the coding sequence ATGGACATCAGACTCAAGAACTGCTTCATCGCCGTGGACGACCACGACAAGGCGATCGCGTTCTACCGGGACGTCCTGGGCATGGAGGTGCGCGGTGACGTCGGGTACGAGGGCATGCGCTGGGTGACGGTCGGCTCGCCGCTCCAGCCGGACCTGGACATCGTCCTGGAGCCGCCCGCCGCCGATCCGGACGCCTCCCCCGCGGACAAGGAGGCCATGGCCCGGTTGCTGGCCAAGGGGCTGCTGCGCGGGGTCAACTTCACCACGTCCGACTGCGACGCGTTGTTCGCCCGGGTACGGGAATCGGGAGCGGAGGTGATCCAGGAGCCCACCGACATGCCGTACGGAGTGCGGGACTGCGCCTTTCGGGATCCGGCGGGGAACATGCTGCGGTTCATGGAAGCGCCGAAGTAG
- a CDS encoding inorganic phosphate transporter, translated as MDHITFLVAVVIVTALAFDFTNGFHDTANAMATSIATGALKPRTAVLVSGVLNVVGAFLSTEVAKTISGGIVDDALVSPGMIFAGLVGAILWNLLTWLIGLPSSSSHALFGGLIGAVWVGAGSHGVHVDKVVEKILIPAVASPVVAGVAALIATYFAYKLTARARKDSVTKGFRLGQIASASLVSLAHGTNDAQKTMGVITLTLISAGALGHDAGPPVWVIASAGLAIGLGTYLGGWRIIRTMGKGLTEIQSPQGFAAESASTTVILTSAHLGFALSTTQVASGSILGAGLGRKLAEVRWGIAGRMVAAWLITLPAAALVGGISASAVKHGGNFGTVVVALVGAAVAAGIVLLSRRNPVGADNVNDAHEVTLRTEPPARVGTAA; from the coding sequence ATGGACCACATCACGTTCCTCGTGGCGGTCGTCATCGTCACGGCCCTGGCTTTCGACTTCACCAACGGATTCCACGACACGGCCAACGCGATGGCGACGTCCATCGCGACCGGCGCACTGAAACCCAGGACCGCGGTCCTGGTGAGCGGCGTCCTGAACGTCGTCGGCGCCTTCCTGTCGACCGAGGTCGCCAAGACGATCTCCGGCGGCATCGTCGACGACGCCCTCGTCTCACCGGGGATGATCTTCGCGGGGCTGGTCGGAGCGATTCTGTGGAACCTGCTGACCTGGCTGATCGGCCTGCCGTCGAGCTCGTCGCACGCCCTGTTCGGCGGACTCATCGGCGCGGTGTGGGTCGGTGCGGGCTCCCACGGCGTGCACGTCGACAAGGTGGTCGAGAAGATCCTGATCCCCGCGGTGGCCTCGCCGGTGGTGGCGGGTGTGGCGGCGCTGATCGCCACCTACTTCGCCTACAAGCTCACCGCCCGTGCCCGCAAGGACTCGGTGACCAAGGGTTTCCGGCTCGGCCAGATCGCCTCCGCGTCCCTCGTCTCCCTCGCGCACGGCACCAACGACGCCCAGAAGACCATGGGCGTCATCACGCTGACCCTCATCTCGGCGGGCGCGCTCGGCCACGACGCCGGTCCGCCGGTCTGGGTCATCGCCTCCGCCGGTCTGGCGATCGGCCTCGGCACCTACCTCGGCGGCTGGCGGATCATCCGCACCATGGGCAAGGGCCTCACCGAGATCCAGTCCCCGCAGGGCTTCGCCGCCGAGAGCGCGTCCACGACGGTCATCCTGACCTCCGCCCACCTCGGTTTCGCCCTGTCGACCACCCAGGTCGCCTCGGGCAGCATCCTCGGCGCGGGCCTCGGCCGGAAGCTGGCGGAGGTCCGCTGGGGCATCGCCGGGCGCATGGTCGCTGCCTGGCTGATCACCCTGCCGGCGGCCGCGCTGGTCGGCGGCATCTCCGCGAGCGCCGTGAAGCACGGCGGCAACTTCGGCACGGTCGTCGTCGCGCTGGTCGGGGCCGCCGTCGCCGCGGGCATCGTGCTGCTCTCGCGCCGCAACCCGGTCGGCGCGGACAACGTCAACGACGCCCACGAGGTCACCCTCCGCACCGAGCCGCCGGCCCGCGTCGGCACGGCCGCCTGA
- a CDS encoding dihydrofolate reductase family protein, which produces MRKLTYFVACSIDGFIGDPDGDASFMYAFLDEEFLAYLTTEYPETVATHGRRSLGIDDLENKRFDTVIQGRGSYEVGLKEGITSPYSHLREYVASRTLAESPDPHVEIIADDLVGRVRELKAEGGEFGIWLCGGSQLAGELRDEIDELVIKTYPVVLGSGMPMFAADFAVTGFALDEVRLFDNGVLVRTYSRKG; this is translated from the coding sequence TTGCGAAAGCTCACGTACTTCGTCGCCTGCTCGATCGACGGCTTCATCGGAGACCCGGACGGCGACGCGTCGTTCATGTACGCGTTCCTCGACGAGGAGTTCCTCGCGTACCTCACGACCGAGTACCCGGAGACCGTCGCGACCCACGGCCGCAGAAGCCTCGGCATCGACGATCTGGAGAACAAGAGGTTCGACACGGTCATCCAGGGCCGCGGCAGCTACGAGGTGGGGCTGAAGGAGGGCATCACCAGCCCGTACTCCCACCTGCGCGAGTACGTCGCCTCGCGCACGCTCGCCGAGTCGCCCGACCCGCACGTCGAGATCATCGCCGACGACCTGGTCGGCAGGGTGCGCGAACTGAAGGCGGAGGGCGGCGAGTTCGGCATCTGGCTGTGCGGCGGTTCCCAGCTCGCCGGCGAACTGCGCGACGAGATCGACGAACTCGTCATCAAGACCTACCCGGTCGTGCTCGGCAGTGGCATGCCGATGTTCGCCGCCGACTTCGCCGTCACCGGGTTCGCGCTCGACGAGGTCCGCCTGTTCGACAACGGCGTCCTGGTGCGGACGTACAGCAGGAAGGGCTGA
- a CDS encoding YciI family protein, whose product MKYLVMVQGTQADYEAMRGKGSEHSPAWSEQEIQTMYAFMSAINDDLSETGEMLDAQGLAEPAKVRHVNRGADGKAVITDGPYSETKELLCGYWVLECESLERVTEIAERIAQCPQPAGAPDYPVVIRPILDGAGDI is encoded by the coding sequence ATGAAGTACCTGGTCATGGTGCAGGGAACGCAGGCCGACTACGAGGCCATGCGCGGCAAGGGCTCCGAGCACTCCCCGGCCTGGAGCGAGCAGGAGATCCAGACGATGTACGCGTTCATGAGCGCCATCAACGACGACCTGTCCGAGACCGGCGAGATGCTCGACGCCCAGGGGCTCGCCGAGCCCGCGAAGGTCCGGCACGTCAACCGGGGCGCGGACGGCAAGGCCGTGATCACCGACGGGCCCTACAGCGAGACCAAGGAGCTGCTGTGCGGCTACTGGGTGCTGGAGTGCGAGAGCCTGGAGCGCGTCACGGAGATCGCCGAGCGCATCGCCCAGTGCCCCCAGCCCGCCGGCGCCCCCGACTACCCGGTGGTGATCCGGCCCATCCTGGACGGCGCCGGGGACATCTGA
- a CDS encoding GNAT family N-acetyltransferase — protein sequence MGVAIRTAGADDRELVARLLDAAFQGDPVSGWIFPGEEERRTLHPRLMAAFVDIVLAEGRVDVTEDGAACALWLPVPAESADGHDEEDGFAQLREAIDPGNERIELIGRLTADVHPSGRAHEYLWMIGVAPERQGEGLGTALIGAVLERCDRETVPAYLEASSARSRELYERLGFELVERPLDLPDGPQMWPMWREPRPAR from the coding sequence ATGGGCGTGGCGATACGGACGGCCGGCGCAGATGACCGCGAGCTGGTCGCGCGGCTGCTGGACGCGGCCTTCCAGGGCGATCCGGTCAGTGGGTGGATCTTTCCGGGGGAGGAGGAGCGCCGGACGCTCCACCCCCGGTTGATGGCCGCGTTCGTCGACATCGTGCTCGCCGAGGGGCGGGTCGATGTCACGGAGGACGGGGCGGCGTGCGCGTTGTGGCTGCCGGTGCCGGCCGAGAGTGCTGACGGGCATGACGAGGAGGACGGGTTCGCCCAGTTGAGGGAGGCGATCGATCCGGGCAACGAGCGGATCGAGTTGATCGGGCGGCTCACTGCGGATGTGCATCCGTCGGGACGGGCGCACGAGTATCTGTGGATGATCGGGGTGGCTCCGGAGCGGCAGGGGGAGGGGCTCGGGACCGCGCTCATCGGGGCGGTTCTGGAGCGGTGCGACCGGGAGACGGTGCCCGCCTATCTGGAGGCGAGCAGCGCGCGGAGTCGTGAGTTGTACGAGCGGCTCGGCTTTGAGCTGGTGGAGCGGCCGCTCGACCTGCCGGACGGACCTCAGATGTGGCCCATGTGGCGCGAGCCGCGCCCTGCGCGATAG
- a CDS encoding family 2B encapsulin nanocompartment shell protein: MSVGEEVRTEQDRPQQSLGTAAARNLATTTKSAPQMQEISSRWLLRMLPWVNVQGGTYRVNRRLSYAVGDGRVTFVKTGDRVEVIPDELRELPALRSYEDDDVLSELARRCQQREFTPGSVIASFGAQADEVYLLAHGRVEKVGTGPYGDDAVLGVLADGAYFGDQALLDPDAIWEYTARAATACTVLVLPRQDVEQVAERTDALREHLREQRAIPSQRTNKYGEKEIDLAAGHDGEPDIPHTFVDYDASPREYELSIAQTVLRIHTRVADLYNQPMNQTEQQIRLTVEALKERQEHELVNNREFGLLNNCEYDQRLQPHDGVPSPDDLDELLSRRRGTKLLLAHPRAISAIGRELNKRGLVPETIDMGGNRIPTWRGVPIYPCNKIPVTPERTTSIIAMRTGEADQGVIGLQQAGIPDEIEPSLSVRFMGINEQSIIKYLVTAYYSAAVLVPDALGVLENVEIGRWR; this comes from the coding sequence ATGTCGGTAGGCGAAGAGGTCCGCACCGAGCAGGACCGGCCGCAGCAGAGCCTTGGCACGGCGGCCGCGCGGAACCTGGCCACCACCACCAAGTCCGCACCCCAGATGCAGGAGATCAGCTCCCGCTGGCTTCTGCGCATGCTGCCCTGGGTGAACGTCCAGGGTGGCACGTACCGGGTGAACCGACGGCTGAGCTATGCCGTGGGCGACGGCCGGGTGACCTTCGTGAAGACCGGGGACCGGGTCGAGGTGATCCCCGACGAGTTGCGCGAACTGCCGGCGCTGAGGTCGTACGAGGACGACGACGTGCTCTCCGAACTCGCCCGACGCTGCCAGCAGCGGGAGTTCACCCCGGGCTCGGTGATCGCCTCGTTCGGCGCCCAGGCCGACGAGGTGTACCTGCTGGCGCACGGCAGGGTGGAGAAGGTCGGCACCGGCCCCTACGGCGACGACGCGGTCCTCGGAGTCCTCGCCGACGGCGCCTACTTCGGCGACCAGGCGCTCCTCGACCCGGACGCCATCTGGGAGTACACCGCCCGCGCGGCCACCGCCTGTACGGTCCTCGTACTGCCCCGCCAGGACGTCGAGCAGGTGGCGGAGCGCACCGACGCCCTGCGCGAGCACCTCCGGGAACAGCGCGCGATCCCCTCGCAGCGCACCAACAAGTACGGCGAGAAGGAGATCGACCTCGCGGCGGGCCACGACGGCGAGCCCGACATCCCGCACACCTTCGTCGACTACGACGCGAGTCCGCGTGAGTACGAGCTGAGCATCGCCCAGACCGTCCTGCGCATCCACACGCGGGTGGCCGACCTGTACAACCAGCCGATGAACCAGACGGAACAGCAGATCCGGCTGACCGTCGAGGCGCTCAAGGAGCGGCAGGAGCACGAACTCGTCAACAACCGCGAGTTCGGGCTGCTGAACAACTGCGAGTACGACCAGCGGCTCCAACCGCACGACGGCGTGCCCAGCCCCGACGACCTCGACGAGCTGCTCAGCCGCCGCCGGGGTACCAAGCTGCTGCTCGCCCACCCGCGCGCGATCTCCGCGATCGGCCGCGAGCTCAACAAGCGCGGACTGGTGCCCGAGACCATCGACATGGGGGGCAACCGCATCCCCACCTGGCGCGGGGTGCCGATCTACCCGTGCAACAAGATCCCGGTCACCCCGGAGCGGACCACGTCGATCATCGCCATGCGTACCGGTGAGGCCGACCAGGGGGTCATCGGCCTCCAGCAGGCCGGTATCCCGGACGAGATCGAGCCGAGTCTGTCGGTGCGGTTCATGGGCATCAACGAGCAGTCCATCATCAAGTACCTCGTGACGGCCTACTACTCGGCGGCCGTGCTGGTGCCGGACGCGCTCGGAGTCCTGGAGAACGTCGAGATCGGCCGCTGGAGGTGA